One stretch of Paraburkholderia fungorum DNA includes these proteins:
- the asnB gene encoding asparagine synthase (glutamine-hydrolyzing), which yields MCGLIFLQQNTKQLITRERFEESLSAQAWRGPDAQRVVVCGGGQVLLGHNRLSIIDPGARSDQPMRSGCGRYVIVFNGEIYNHLELRETLGVDFRTASDTETIIEGFARQGIDFIRRLDGMFALVIYDTERRHWIAARDPFGIKPLFIHRSEDSVVVGSEAAVIAGLVHASPCREAIQEWQLVRRPIPGSSFFRGIEEVKPGTVIDSSGATMQYWTRTPCPVPFSNSEFQQLLTASVRGHEFSDVSNVALLSGGLDSAVITALSSVRRAYTVGLDGNNEFVGASETAGALKRELTIQSVSSEELVQTWKKLTRLRGEPLSVPNEGLIYLACKSMRDDEKVVLTGEGADELLFGYDGIYRWSMLGEWGGVKAFLDRYGYSDTVEPTDRLIEYIETMRAGKTLTEFVEDFFYDFHLPGLLRRMDFACMAASKEARVPFVNKSLINFMYRRAADTKINSSGSKVPLREFAKKLNLTGALSRRKVGFSASFSDIDRKKEYAFFQKLVLEELKW from the coding sequence GTGTGTGGATTAATTTTTTTGCAGCAAAATACAAAACAACTCATTACTCGTGAGCGGTTTGAAGAATCATTGAGCGCTCAGGCGTGGCGCGGACCGGATGCCCAGCGCGTAGTGGTTTGCGGCGGCGGGCAAGTTCTCCTGGGGCACAACCGGCTATCGATTATCGACCCCGGCGCGCGTTCGGATCAGCCGATGCGTTCGGGATGCGGTCGTTACGTCATTGTGTTCAATGGCGAGATCTATAACCATCTTGAATTGCGTGAAACGCTTGGCGTCGATTTTAGAACAGCATCGGATACCGAGACGATTATCGAGGGATTCGCCCGGCAAGGCATCGATTTTATTCGCCGCCTCGACGGCATGTTTGCGCTCGTCATTTACGACACCGAGCGTAGACACTGGATTGCTGCGCGTGATCCATTCGGCATTAAGCCATTGTTCATTCATCGCTCGGAAGATTCTGTTGTTGTTGGATCCGAAGCGGCTGTGATTGCAGGACTTGTTCATGCAAGCCCATGCCGCGAGGCGATTCAGGAGTGGCAACTGGTCCGGCGTCCGATTCCGGGTAGCTCGTTTTTTCGCGGAATCGAAGAAGTGAAGCCGGGAACGGTGATCGACAGTTCGGGCGCGACCATGCAGTATTGGACGCGGACTCCTTGTCCAGTGCCGTTTTCAAATAGTGAGTTTCAACAGCTTCTGACGGCTTCGGTTCGTGGTCACGAATTCAGCGACGTCTCGAATGTCGCTCTGCTGAGTGGCGGCCTCGACAGTGCGGTTATCACCGCGCTGTCGTCCGTCAGACGGGCTTATACGGTGGGACTCGATGGAAATAACGAATTCGTCGGCGCAAGCGAAACGGCTGGTGCACTGAAGCGCGAATTGACGATTCAAAGCGTATCGTCAGAAGAACTCGTTCAAACTTGGAAGAAGTTGACCCGGCTTCGCGGGGAACCGCTCTCCGTTCCCAATGAGGGGTTGATCTATCTTGCCTGCAAGTCGATGAGAGACGACGAGAAAGTCGTCCTGACCGGCGAGGGCGCCGATGAATTGCTGTTTGGGTACGACGGAATATATCGCTGGTCGATGCTTGGCGAGTGGGGGGGAGTGAAGGCGTTTCTCGACAGATATGGCTATTCCGATACGGTCGAACCAACCGACCGGCTTATCGAATATATCGAAACGATGCGGGCGGGCAAGACCCTTACCGAATTCGTGGAAGATTTTTTCTACGACTTTCATTTACCTGGGCTACTTCGGAGAATGGATTTCGCTTGTATGGCGGCTTCGAAGGAAGCTCGCGTTCCGTTCGTTAATAAGTCGCTAATCAATTTCATGTACCGGCGAGCCGCTGATACTAAAATAAACTCGTCAGGGTCGAAAGTACCATTGAGAGAATTTGCAAAAAAACTGAATTTGACAGGCGCCCTGAGTCGAAGGAAGGTGGGCTTTAGCGCCAGCTTCAGTGATATCGACAGAAAAAAAGAATATGCCTTTTTCCAGAAGCTCGTGCTTGAGGAGTTGAAATGGTAA
- a CDS encoding adenylyltransferase/cytidyltransferase family protein → MVIGYTTGVFDLFHVGHINLLRNAKSMCDRLVVGVTVDELVSYKNKRAVISFDERIEIVRACRYVDLAVPQDTMDKVDAFHRYKFTMMFVGDDWYKNDRWKDYEADLSNHGVEVIYFPYTKSTSSTLINDTLRRLREH, encoded by the coding sequence ATGGTAATCGGATACACAACAGGCGTATTTGATCTGTTTCACGTCGGCCATATTAATTTGCTGCGAAACGCGAAATCTATGTGCGATCGCCTGGTGGTAGGCGTGACCGTTGACGAACTTGTTTCGTACAAAAATAAACGGGCCGTCATTTCTTTCGACGAGCGGATCGAAATCGTCAGGGCCTGTCGATACGTGGATCTCGCTGTCCCCCAAGATACGATGGACAAGGTAGATGCATTTCATCGATACAAATTTACCATGATGTTCGTGGGCGACGATTGGTATAAAAACGATCGATGGAAAGATTATGAGGCCGATCTTTCAAATCACGGCGTTGAAGTTATTTATTTTCCATATACAAAGTCGACGTCTTCGACGCTTATTAACGACACGTTGCGAAGACTGAGAGAGCATTGA
- a CDS encoding CDP-glycerol glycerophosphotransferase family protein, with protein MKFSEQKFDIFDEEHYLQNNPDVQEAWLRGEIVSGLAHYAKFGENEGRSASPKQVRLSQIVGDMTLRNKQDEIRKICENFSYVSKYKKKKKTVIFYTPRYFEGNLKYTFMEMMARIERENLDLACFFLTLNLDTFNLLSALDLPVLLWKGTGSDIAGRLLDAAVIVDDGFFIDGPPNPPLLYAYLSGAKRVNLWHGTPLRKILLQKLQGNRNIDLHYSIILKAAVNNNVFCGAAAGDCDLFGEAMSIDEFFVTGYARNDLFYREITKHDLVNVDERAYAMVREKNGEKVAWYAPTWREGRPEWVREIELGKLAARLKHRGIRLFVNLHPFEMPAQRAYLQGIPDLTLIEDNTDIYPVLKYVDIMITDYSSIVFDYLHTGKPVIYFRPDHELYLSGNRALIAERIDRIPVPTVYDAQTCADTVIDALSDDSYPAKLADEVKRAHHYQDAGGSRRCASVVLKTVEDVVSSQSTKRPLFIETA; from the coding sequence ATGAAATTTTCAGAGCAGAAATTCGATATTTTCGATGAAGAGCATTATCTGCAGAATAATCCCGATGTGCAGGAAGCCTGGCTGCGTGGCGAGATTGTGAGTGGGTTGGCGCATTATGCGAAATTTGGAGAAAATGAAGGGCGGAGTGCATCACCGAAGCAGGTTCGATTAAGCCAGATCGTGGGGGACATGACGCTTCGGAACAAACAGGATGAAATCAGAAAAATCTGTGAGAATTTTTCTTATGTCTCGAAATACAAGAAAAAGAAAAAGACCGTCATTTTTTATACTCCACGATATTTCGAAGGTAATCTGAAATATACGTTTATGGAAATGATGGCCAGGATCGAGCGTGAGAATCTTGATCTGGCGTGTTTTTTTCTGACACTGAATCTGGATACTTTCAATCTTCTGAGCGCGTTGGATCTTCCAGTGCTTCTCTGGAAGGGTACAGGCTCGGACATCGCCGGACGCTTACTAGATGCAGCAGTCATCGTGGACGATGGTTTTTTTATAGATGGACCGCCAAACCCTCCACTCCTTTACGCTTATCTATCGGGCGCAAAGCGGGTCAATCTTTGGCATGGAACTCCATTGCGCAAGATTCTCCTGCAGAAGCTTCAGGGAAATAGAAATATCGACCTTCATTATTCGATCATTTTGAAGGCTGCGGTTAATAACAATGTTTTCTGTGGGGCCGCAGCGGGAGATTGCGATCTCTTTGGGGAGGCCATGTCCATCGATGAGTTCTTTGTCACCGGCTATGCGAGAAATGACCTGTTTTATCGGGAAATCACCAAGCATGATCTCGTTAATGTCGATGAACGTGCGTACGCGATGGTACGTGAGAAAAATGGTGAGAAGGTCGCCTGGTATGCGCCAACGTGGCGCGAGGGGCGGCCCGAATGGGTCAGGGAAATCGAGCTAGGCAAGCTTGCTGCGCGGCTAAAGCATCGGGGTATTCGGCTTTTCGTGAATTTGCATCCGTTTGAAATGCCCGCGCAGAGGGCATATTTGCAAGGTATCCCGGACCTCACATTGATCGAGGATAATACGGACATTTATCCAGTTCTGAAATACGTGGATATTATGATCACGGATTATTCATCTATCGTTTTTGATTATCTTCATACTGGTAAGCCGGTTATCTATTTCCGACCTGATCATGAATTGTATTTGTCGGGTAATAGGGCGTTGATTGCAGAGCGGATAGACCGGATTCCCGTTCCTACCGTGTATGACGCCCAAACCTGCGCAGATACGGTGATCGACGCATTGAGCGACGACTCCTATCCCGCAAAGTTGGCGGATGAAGTGAAACGGGCTCATCACTATCAGGACGCCGGTGGGTCGCGCCGATGTGCTTCCGTTGTGCTTAAAACGGTAGAGGATGTCGTGTCCAGTCAATCGACAAAACGTCCGCTATTCATCGAGACGGCTTGA
- a CDS encoding hydroxymethylpyrimidine/phosphomethylpyrimidine kinase, whose product MPSDTPPIVLTFGLSDPTGGSGLQADLMTLASMGCHGVSVLTGYTVRDSASCDEVTGLDPEVVATQARMLLEDMPIAAFKVGACTRAEVVSAIAEVVADYDDIPLILAPDFTLDDEHVLAADELREAIADLLAPQTTLLVADSATLLALAQPDGDAEAPSLDAAISHLLSQGCEYILSTETGTHRLVNTLFSEDGQLRQDMWDRGSHRIMGLTDTLGSAIAALLANGQDPAEAVREAQEYLYQAMRNAFRPGMGAYMPDRFFWARSSEEDTPLGAGKDATPGEARH is encoded by the coding sequence ATGCCCAGCGACACGCCTCCGATCGTCCTCACCTTCGGCCTCTCCGATCCCACCGGCGGCTCCGGCCTTCAAGCCGACCTGATGACCCTTGCCAGCATGGGCTGTCACGGGGTTTCCGTGCTCACCGGCTACACCGTGCGCGACTCGGCTAGCTGCGACGAAGTCACCGGGCTCGACCCCGAAGTCGTCGCCACCCAGGCGCGGATGCTGCTCGAAGACATGCCTATCGCCGCGTTCAAGGTCGGCGCCTGCACGCGCGCCGAAGTGGTGAGCGCGATCGCCGAAGTGGTCGCCGACTACGACGACATTCCGCTGATCCTCGCGCCCGACTTCACGCTTGACGACGAACACGTTCTTGCCGCCGACGAATTGCGCGAAGCGATCGCCGACCTGCTCGCGCCGCAAACCACGCTGCTGGTCGCCGATTCGGCCACGCTGCTCGCGCTCGCGCAGCCGGATGGCGACGCCGAAGCGCCGAGCCTCGACGCAGCGATCTCGCATCTGCTGTCACAGGGCTGCGAATACATTCTGTCGACGGAAACGGGCACGCACCGCCTCGTCAACACGCTGTTCAGCGAAGACGGCCAGTTGAGGCAGGACATGTGGGACCGCGGCAGCCACCGGATCATGGGCCTGACCGACACGCTTGGCTCCGCGATTGCCGCGTTGCTGGCCAACGGGCAGGATCCCGCCGAAGCCGTTCGTGAAGCCCAGGAATATCTGTATCAGGCGATGCGCAACGCGTTTCGGCCTGGAATGGGCGCGTATATGCCCGACCGGTTTTTCTGGGCTCGCAGCAGCGAGGAAGACACGCCGCTGGGCGCTGGGAAGGATGCGACGCCGGGTGAGGCTCGACACTGA
- a CDS encoding rubredoxin: protein MEYQSWMCLICGWIYDEEAGLPDEGIAPGTRWEDVPINWTCPECGARKEDFEMVQI, encoded by the coding sequence ATGGAATATCAAAGCTGGATGTGCCTGATTTGCGGCTGGATTTACGACGAAGAAGCCGGTTTGCCGGACGAAGGCATTGCGCCGGGCACGCGTTGGGAAGACGTTCCCATTAACTGGACTTGCCCGGAGTGTGGTGCGCGCAAGGAAGACTTCGAGATGGTCCAGATCTGA
- a CDS encoding YqgE/AlgH family protein: MSKSTDRINLTNQFLIAMPNMADPTFSGTVVYLCDHSERGALGLVINRPTDIDLQALFSRIDLKLEIEPLLHVPVYFGGPVQTERGFVLHDPKSGDPYTSSMSVPGGLEMTTSKDVLEAVASGTGPERFLLTLGHAGWGAGQLEEEISKNGWLTVEADPKIIFDVPAEERLEAALALLGINLSMLSGEAGHA, encoded by the coding sequence ATGTCCAAGAGTACCGATCGCATCAATCTGACCAACCAGTTCCTGATCGCCATGCCGAACATGGCCGATCCGACGTTTTCAGGAACGGTGGTCTACCTTTGCGATCACAGTGAGCGCGGCGCGCTCGGCCTCGTGATCAACCGGCCGACCGACATCGACCTGCAAGCGCTCTTCAGTCGCATCGACCTCAAGCTCGAAATCGAACCCCTTCTCCATGTGCCCGTGTATTTCGGCGGCCCGGTGCAAACCGAGCGCGGCTTCGTGCTGCACGACCCGAAAAGCGGCGATCCGTACACGTCGTCCATGTCGGTGCCTGGCGGTCTGGAAATGACCACCTCGAAAGACGTGCTCGAAGCCGTCGCGAGCGGCACCGGTCCCGAACGCTTCCTGCTCACGCTCGGCCACGCCGGCTGGGGTGCGGGTCAGCTCGAAGAAGAGATTTCGAAGAACGGCTGGCTCACGGTTGAAGCCGACCCGAAAATCATCTTCGACGTACCCGCTGAAGAGCGTCTCGAAGCCGCGCTCGCGCTGCTCGGCATCAACCTGTCGATGCTGTCGGGCGAAGCGGGTCACGCATGA
- the ruvX gene encoding Holliday junction resolvase RuvX: MSLSAGREATLLAFDYGEKRIGVAVGNSLTRSARPLVIVQNRSREYRFEEVGKLIAEWKPDALVVGLPMHPDGTPHEMTQLAKRFGNQLNGRFNLPVTWIDERYSSVEAKAEIRAGNGRADMLDAEAASIILQQYLDGLSDDHEFS, from the coding sequence ATGAGCCTGTCGGCCGGACGTGAGGCGACGCTGCTTGCGTTCGACTACGGTGAAAAACGCATCGGCGTGGCGGTCGGCAATTCGCTCACGCGCAGCGCGCGGCCGCTCGTCATCGTGCAGAACCGCAGCCGCGAATACCGCTTCGAAGAGGTCGGCAAACTGATCGCCGAATGGAAGCCGGACGCGCTGGTGGTCGGCTTGCCGATGCACCCGGACGGTACGCCGCACGAAATGACCCAACTGGCGAAACGCTTCGGCAATCAGCTGAACGGACGCTTCAATCTGCCTGTCACGTGGATCGACGAACGTTATTCGTCGGTCGAGGCGAAGGCGGAGATTCGCGCCGGCAACGGCCGCGCCGACATGCTCGACGCCGAAGCCGCCAGCATCATCCTCCAGCAATATCTTGACGGACTTTCCGACGATCATGAGTTCTCTTGA
- the pyrR gene encoding bifunctional pyr operon transcriptional regulator/uracil phosphoribosyltransferase PyrR: MSSLDAEALYRALLDQIRTVYGDQPATQGIVLAGIHSGGAWLAARLAHDLQLPDFGVVNVALHRDDYAKKGLHSQASPTSLPFSVDGARIVLVDDVLYTGRTIRAALNELYDYGRPASVELAVLADRGGRELPVAARFVGGSVNVPADATLVLAREEGSAQGDARFTFHTEARVD; the protein is encoded by the coding sequence ATGAGTTCTCTTGACGCCGAAGCGCTTTATCGCGCGTTGCTCGATCAGATTCGCACGGTGTACGGCGATCAGCCCGCCACGCAAGGCATTGTGCTCGCCGGCATTCACAGCGGCGGCGCGTGGCTCGCCGCGCGGCTCGCGCACGACCTGCAGTTGCCGGATTTCGGCGTGGTGAACGTTGCGCTGCATCGCGACGACTACGCGAAAAAAGGTTTGCATTCGCAGGCCAGCCCGACCTCGCTGCCGTTTTCCGTAGACGGCGCACGCATCGTGCTGGTCGACGACGTGCTGTACACCGGCCGCACGATTCGCGCGGCGCTCAACGAGCTGTATGACTATGGCCGTCCGGCATCGGTCGAACTGGCCGTGCTCGCCGATCGTGGCGGCCGCGAGTTGCCGGTGGCGGCGCGCTTTGTCGGCGGCTCGGTGAATGTGCCGGCTGACGCCACGCTCGTGCTGGCCCGCGAAGAGGGCAGTGCGCAAGGTGACGCGCGTTTCACGTTTCATACCGAAGCACGCGTCGACTGA
- a CDS encoding aspartate carbamoyltransferase catalytic subunit, translated as MNTATQAPSDSADSATERFRYGFLKGNPQLTKNGELKHLLSIEGLPKAIVNHILDTADQFVSVTDREVKKVPLLRGKSVFNLFFENSTRTRTTFEIAATRLSADVLNLNINASSTSKGESLLDTINNLSAMHADMFVVRHASSGAPYLIAQHCAPHVHVINAGDGRHAHPTQGLLDMYTIRHYKKDFTKLRVAIVGDILHSRVARSDIHALTTLGVPEVRAIGPRTLLPGGLEQMGVRVFHNLDEGLKDVDVIIMLRLQNERMSGALLPSAQEYFKSWGLTPERLALAAPDAIVMHPGPMNRGVEIDSQVADGPQSVILNQVTFGIAVRMAVMGIVAGNHD; from the coding sequence ATGAACACCGCCACCCAGGCTCCCAGCGATTCCGCCGATAGCGCCACCGAGCGCTTCCGTTACGGCTTCCTGAAGGGCAACCCGCAGCTCACGAAAAACGGCGAGCTGAAACATCTTTTGTCGATCGAGGGCTTGCCCAAGGCGATCGTCAATCACATTCTCGATACCGCCGACCAGTTCGTCAGCGTGACCGACCGGGAAGTGAAGAAGGTGCCGCTGTTGCGCGGCAAGTCGGTGTTCAACCTGTTCTTCGAGAACTCGACGCGCACCCGCACCACCTTCGAAATCGCCGCAACGCGTCTTTCCGCCGACGTGCTGAATCTGAACATCAACGCGTCGTCGACCAGCAAGGGTGAGTCGCTGCTCGACACGATCAACAACCTGTCGGCGATGCATGCCGATATGTTCGTCGTGCGTCACGCGTCGAGCGGCGCGCCGTACCTGATCGCGCAGCATTGCGCGCCGCACGTGCACGTGATCAACGCGGGCGACGGCCGTCATGCGCACCCCACGCAGGGGCTGCTCGACATGTACACGATCCGTCACTACAAGAAGGATTTCACGAAGCTGCGGGTGGCAATCGTCGGCGACATTCTGCATTCGCGGGTCGCGCGCTCGGACATTCACGCGCTGACCACGCTTGGCGTGCCGGAAGTGCGCGCGATCGGGCCGCGCACGTTGCTGCCGGGCGGTCTCGAACAGATGGGCGTGCGGGTGTTCCACAATCTCGACGAAGGTCTGAAGGACGTCGACGTGATCATCATGCTGCGTCTGCAGAACGAGCGGATGAGCGGCGCGTTGCTGCCGTCGGCGCAGGAGTACTTCAAGAGCTGGGGTTTGACGCCGGAGCGCCTTGCGCTCGCCGCGCCCGACGCCATCGTGATGCACCCGGGCCCGATGAATCGCGGCGTCGAAATCGACTCGCAGGTCGCGGACGGTCCGCAATCGGTGATCCTGAATCAGGTCACGTTCGGTATCGCGGTGCGGATGGCGGTGATGGGCATTGTCGCGGGCAATCACGACTGA
- a CDS encoding dihydroorotase — MKIHIQGGTLIDPAAGTEQQQDIFIAAGKIVALGQAPADFHAAKTIDATGLHIAPGLVDLSARLREPGYEHKATLESEMAAALAGGVTSLVCPPDTDPTLDEPGLVEMLKFRARNLNQAHVYPLGALTVGLKGQVITEMVELTEAGCIGFSQADVPVVDTQVLMRALQYAKTYGYTVWLRPVDAYLGKGGVAASGPLASRMGLSGVPVSAETIALHTIFELVRVTGARVHLSHVSSAAGIELMRAAKAEGLPVSCDVTVNHVHLIDLDIGYFDAQFRLDPPLRQQRDREAIRAGLVDGTIDAICSDHTPVDDDEKLLPFAEATPGATGLELFLSLTVKWADEAGVPLAKALNRITASPADVLNLNAAGRIAVGSVADLCVFDRNAHWRVEPRALKSQGHNTPFLGYELPARVRATIVSGHVAFEQR, encoded by the coding sequence ATGAAGATTCATATTCAAGGCGGCACGCTGATCGATCCGGCAGCGGGCACCGAACAGCAGCAGGACATTTTTATCGCGGCAGGCAAGATCGTCGCGCTCGGCCAGGCGCCGGCCGACTTCCACGCAGCGAAGACGATCGACGCCACGGGCTTGCACATCGCGCCGGGTCTGGTCGACCTGTCCGCGCGCTTGCGCGAGCCGGGCTACGAACACAAGGCGACGCTCGAATCCGAAATGGCGGCCGCGCTCGCGGGCGGCGTGACGAGCCTCGTGTGTCCGCCGGACACCGATCCGACGCTCGATGAACCGGGCCTCGTCGAGATGCTCAAGTTCCGCGCGCGCAATCTGAACCAGGCGCACGTGTATCCGCTCGGCGCATTGACGGTTGGTCTCAAAGGCCAGGTCATCACCGAGATGGTCGAGTTGACCGAAGCCGGCTGCATCGGCTTCTCGCAGGCCGACGTGCCCGTAGTTGACACGCAGGTGCTGATGCGCGCGCTGCAATACGCGAAAACTTACGGCTACACCGTGTGGCTGCGTCCCGTGGACGCGTATCTCGGCAAGGGCGGCGTCGCCGCAAGCGGCCCGCTGGCTTCGCGGATGGGCCTGTCGGGCGTGCCGGTGTCGGCGGAAACGATCGCGCTGCACACCATCTTCGAACTCGTGCGCGTGACTGGCGCGCGCGTGCATCTGTCGCATGTGTCGTCGGCGGCGGGCATCGAGTTGATGCGCGCGGCCAAGGCCGAGGGCTTGCCGGTTTCGTGCGATGTCACCGTGAACCACGTGCATCTGATCGACCTCGACATCGGTTATTTCGATGCGCAGTTCCGGCTCGATCCGCCGCTGCGTCAGCAGCGCGATCGCGAAGCGATCCGCGCAGGTCTCGTCGACGGCACGATCGACGCAATCTGCTCCGATCACACGCCGGTCGACGACGACGAAAAGCTGCTGCCGTTCGCCGAAGCCACGCCGGGCGCGACTGGTCTGGAGCTGTTCCTGTCGCTGACGGTGAAGTGGGCCGACGAAGCGGGCGTGCCGCTCGCGAAGGCGCTGAACCGCATCACCGCGTCACCGGCAGACGTGCTGAATCTGAACGCGGCCGGCCGCATCGCAGTGGGCAGCGTCGCCGACCTCTGCGTATTCGACCGCAACGCGCATTGGCGCGTCGAGCCGCGTGCATTGAAGAGCCAGGGGCACAACACGCCGTTCCTCGGTTACGAATTGCCGGCGCGGGTGCGCGCGACCATCGTGTCGGGTCACGTCGCGTTCGAGCAGCGCTGA
- a CDS encoding lysophospholipid acyltransferase family protein — MKLALRKVRLVTHLLHGMWVVATRFPKASAEQRHALNRAWSLKMLRLCGMQLVVHNDSARLDRGALVVANHISWIDIYVINAWRPTPFVSKAEIRQWPVVGWLAQQLDTVFIQREKRSDAKRIMHELSDRLAAGELMCVFPEGTTSSGLALLPFHANMFQAAVSAAAPVQPVCIMYEDAQGRQSTAPAYIDDLSLADSLNLLLQGGPLTAHVYVCEPLAPGADRRTLAAQSEEMIGAALSTLQNRRTIAPQGRAAATLV; from the coding sequence ATGAAGCTAGCGTTACGCAAGGTCCGTCTCGTCACGCATCTGCTGCACGGCATGTGGGTCGTGGCGACGCGCTTTCCGAAGGCCTCCGCTGAACAGCGTCACGCGCTCAACCGCGCGTGGTCGCTGAAAATGCTGCGGCTGTGCGGCATGCAACTCGTCGTGCATAACGACAGCGCGCGGCTCGACCGTGGCGCGCTGGTCGTCGCCAATCACATCTCGTGGATCGACATCTACGTGATCAACGCGTGGCGGCCGACGCCGTTCGTCTCGAAGGCCGAGATCCGGCAATGGCCGGTGGTCGGCTGGCTCGCGCAGCAGCTGGACACCGTGTTCATTCAGCGCGAAAAACGCAGTGATGCGAAACGGATCATGCACGAGTTGTCCGACCGGCTGGCAGCGGGCGAGTTGATGTGTGTGTTTCCCGAAGGCACGACGTCCAGCGGACTCGCGCTGTTGCCGTTTCACGCGAATATGTTCCAGGCGGCCGTGTCGGCGGCGGCGCCGGTGCAGCCCGTCTGCATCATGTATGAAGACGCGCAGGGCCGGCAGTCCACCGCGCCGGCGTATATCGACGACCTGTCGCTCGCCGATTCGTTGAATCTTCTGCTGCAGGGCGGCCCGCTGACCGCGCACGTCTACGTGTGCGAGCCGCTTGCGCCTGGCGCCGACCGGCGCACGCTGGCTGCGCAATCGGAAGAAATGATAGGTGCCGCACTTTCGACGCTGCAAAATCGACGCACTATCGCACCACAGGGCCGCGCTGCGGCCACTCTTGTCTGA
- a CDS encoding 2OG-Fe(II) oxygenase produces the protein MDAMKLQRTDIGQFIAARLRDNLDAACQQWQDSAPVNHFFIDDILPEELATTIRRGFPDASTMMLRKSLRELKYVSAQMNEHAPILEEVIFAFQEPEVVDLVTQITRLNSLYPDEHLYAGGISMMGRGHFLNPHLDNSHDKDRQRYRVLNLLYYVSPNWRAENGGNLEVWPQGPKAEPVTIVAKFNRLAVMVTNQHSWHSVSPNVSDEPRCCVSNYYFSDHPAGDADYFHPTSFRGRPEQPVRDVMLRADATARGLVRKVFPKGVVENKHVYHKEGKE, from the coding sequence ATGGATGCAATGAAATTGCAGCGGACCGACATTGGCCAATTCATCGCCGCTCGACTACGCGACAATCTGGATGCCGCGTGCCAGCAATGGCAGGATAGCGCGCCCGTCAATCATTTCTTCATCGACGACATTCTCCCGGAAGAGCTGGCTACGACGATCCGGCGCGGTTTCCCCGACGCCTCGACGATGATGCTGCGCAAAAGCCTGCGCGAACTGAAATACGTGTCGGCGCAAATGAACGAGCATGCGCCGATTCTCGAAGAAGTGATCTTTGCGTTTCAGGAGCCGGAAGTGGTGGATCTCGTCACGCAGATCACCCGCCTCAACTCGCTCTACCCGGACGAGCATCTGTACGCAGGCGGTATTTCGATGATGGGGCGCGGGCACTTCCTGAATCCGCATCTCGACAATTCGCACGACAAGGATCGCCAGCGTTATCGCGTGCTGAATCTGCTGTATTACGTGTCGCCGAACTGGCGCGCGGAGAACGGCGGCAATCTCGAAGTGTGGCCGCAGGGTCCGAAGGCCGAGCCGGTCACGATCGTCGCGAAATTCAACCGGCTCGCGGTGATGGTGACGAACCAGCATTCATGGCACTCTGTCTCGCCGAACGTGAGCGACGAGCCGCGCTGCTGCGTGTCGAACTATTACTTCTCCGACCACCCGGCAGGCGACGCCGACTACTTTCACCCCACCTCGTTTCGCGGACGCCCCGAGCAGCCGGTTCGCGACGTCATGCTACGAGCCGACGCGACCGCGCGCGGCCTCGTGCGCAAGGTGTTCCCGAAGGGCGTTGTCGAGAACAAGCACGTGTACCACAAGGAAGGCAAGGAGTAA